A single region of the Leishmania panamensis strain MHOM/PA/94/PSC-1 chromosome 23 sequence genome encodes:
- a CDS encoding hypothetical protein (TriTrypDB/GeneDB-style sysID: LpmP.23.0940), with translation METNPSVSSKQHRNTYQRYYRAFAKRVRPALQQLLLQQRVIGLGTRGGDGGVGAASRLSGHRGEDTSDVLQVSEVYFQRLCEVAQCNSLGV, from the coding sequence ATGGAGACAAACCCGTCCGTCAGCTCAaagcagcaccgcaacaCATACCAGCGCTACTACCGTGCCTTCGCAAAGCGGGTGCGACcggcgcttcagcagctttTGCTTCAGCAGAGAGTCATTGGTCTCGGCACccgtggtggcgacggcggcgtgggCGCAGCATCGCGGCTGTCGGGGCACCGTGGAGAGGACACTAGCGACGTGCTGCAGGTGTCAGAGGTGTACTTTCAGCGACTGTGCGAGGTTGCTCAGTGCAACAGCCTTGGGGTCTAG
- a CDS encoding hypothetical protein (TriTrypDB/GeneDB-style sysID: LpmP.23.0950), producing the protein MARGTRGADHQPDPSSSRQRPSVASVCKSKHGPRSNLKIKKKAPWGAQQLRDSWSEDAMSKRDRDSMDERIHREYRYHPDEFRRHYIRYTAMLTIPCIMFGMSITYYYETGRPFWHADPQHLLNLLRAMDTSPRSKLYAYRLADTHDLPAHVLKHKSENMEKREYEERVFRLTHSAFERPSRDALRLMELEERLKTNERASEVAVPEELEAT; encoded by the coding sequence ATGGCGAGAGGCACGCGCGGCGCTGATCACCAGCCTGACCCAAGCTCTAGCCGCCAGAGGCCTTCAGTCGCCTCGGTCTGCAAAAGTAAGCATGGGCCACGTAGCAACCTGAAGatcaagaagaaggcgccctggggtgcacagcagctgcgcgactcGTGGAGCGAGGATGCCATGTCGAAGCGAGATCGTGACAGCATGGATGAGCGGATTCACCGCGAGTACCGCTACCACCCCGACGAGTTCCGCCGCCACTACATACGCTACACTGCAATGCTCACCATTCCGTGCATTATGTTTGGCATGTCCATCACATACTACTACGAGACGGGCCGGCCGTTCTGGCATGCCGACCCGCAACACCTGCTGAACCTCTTGCGTGCGATGGACACCTCGCCTCGCAGCAAATTGTACGCGTACAGGCTGGCTGACACACATGACTTGCCAGCTCACGTGCTGAAGCACAAGTCCGAGAACATGGAGAAACGCGAGTATGAGGAGCGCGTATTTCGGTTAACGCACTCAGCCTTTGAACGACCTAGCAGGGACGCCTTGCGGCTgatggagctggaggagcggctAAAGACAAATGAAAGAGCGTctgaggtggcggtgccggagGAGTTAGAGGCGACGTAA